One stretch of Micromonospora echinospora DNA includes these proteins:
- a CDS encoding coiled-coil domain-containing protein, translating to MPPVAPVRRTAARLAALLVATLTLGVATVPASPASAAPRTALLAAAPGDDEGGTPELRAQLDAASKGWLEAKAALNQSVNRQKQLNDQLKTVGVELAARDAKVGEIAGVAYRAGRLGTAAALLDSSSPAGFMDRAATLEQVAAHEDRTVRDLIATRDEATRTRAALDAEIREQRKQVAVMGKRKEQAERALEVANDRASRSSSGGGGGVQGTSNKNAKPAPRNSDGSWPAESCSVNDPTPANGCITPRTLHALQQAKAAGFTRYVSCHRPSGSGEHPKGRACDFAAQKNGFGGVATGGDRTYGNNLAAYFVRNADPLAVLYVIWFKQIWLPSSGWKAYSGGNGDPSSDHTNHVHLSVY from the coding sequence ATGCCCCCAGTGGCACCTGTACGACGGACGGCCGCCCGATTGGCGGCCCTGCTCGTCGCGACGCTGACTCTCGGCGTCGCGACCGTTCCGGCCTCCCCCGCCTCGGCGGCGCCCCGGACCGCCCTGCTCGCCGCCGCACCCGGCGACGACGAAGGCGGCACGCCGGAGCTGCGCGCCCAACTCGACGCGGCCAGCAAGGGCTGGCTGGAGGCGAAGGCCGCGCTGAACCAGTCGGTGAACCGCCAGAAGCAGCTGAACGACCAGCTCAAGACGGTCGGTGTCGAACTGGCCGCACGCGACGCCAAGGTCGGCGAGATCGCCGGGGTGGCGTACCGCGCCGGCCGCCTCGGCACCGCCGCGGCGCTGCTCGACAGCAGCAGCCCGGCGGGCTTCATGGACCGGGCCGCCACCCTGGAACAGGTCGCCGCGCACGAGGACCGCACGGTGCGCGACCTGATCGCCACCCGCGACGAGGCCACCCGCACCCGGGCCGCGCTCGACGCCGAGATCCGCGAGCAACGCAAGCAGGTCGCGGTGATGGGCAAGCGCAAGGAGCAGGCCGAGCGCGCGCTCGAAGTGGCGAACGACAGGGCGTCACGCAGCAGCAGTGGCGGCGGCGGCGGCGTCCAGGGCACCTCCAACAAGAACGCGAAGCCGGCGCCGCGCAACTCGGACGGCTCATGGCCCGCGGAGTCGTGCAGCGTCAACGACCCGACCCCGGCCAACGGCTGCATCACCCCGCGGACGCTGCACGCGCTACAGCAGGCCAAGGCGGCCGGCTTCACCCGGTACGTCTCGTGCCACCGGCCCAGCGGCTCGGGCGAGCACCCGAAGGGGCGGGCCTGCGACTTCGCCGCCCAGAAGAACGGCTTCGGGGGCGTGGCCACCGGCGGTGACCGGACGTACGGCAACAACCTGGCCGCGTACTTCGTGCGCAACGCCGACCCGCTCGCCGTGCTCTACGTGATCTGGTTCAAGCAGATCTGGCTGCCCAGCAGCGGGTGGAAGGCGTACAGCGGCGGCAACGGCGATCCGTCCAGCGACCACACCAACCACGTGCACCTGTCGGTGTACTAG
- a CDS encoding alpha/beta fold hydrolase: MELRLPDGVRLHVTVTGPVDAEVTLVMLHGWTLDGRSWHRQVADMRERFGDRVRLVTYDARGHGRSSCMALRDATLAQLGDDLAAVVDEIAPSGPIVLVGHSMGGMTVMEYAHRHPDRFAARTAGLVFVSTTAEGHTHTVYGLSPRITRLIRLAETTGAGVLARCGGWRPPHALLRALRPSIRWMLFGDRCDPADIRLVTSAVARATLRSIGGFRASIGAQHRLETLAALGGLPAAALVGDRDRLTPPPCAESIAAALPTTELTVCPGAGHMLMMERPDQVNDAVAGVLDRVLTGRPTTRL, from the coding sequence ATGGAACTGCGGCTTCCGGACGGCGTACGCCTGCACGTGACAGTCACCGGTCCGGTCGACGCCGAGGTCACTCTGGTGATGCTGCACGGCTGGACGCTCGACGGGCGCAGCTGGCACCGCCAGGTCGCCGACATGCGGGAGCGGTTCGGCGACCGGGTCCGCCTGGTCACCTACGACGCGCGCGGCCACGGCCGGTCGAGCTGCATGGCGCTGCGTGACGCCACGCTGGCCCAGCTCGGCGACGACCTCGCCGCGGTGGTCGACGAGATCGCCCCGTCCGGGCCAATCGTGCTGGTCGGGCACTCGATGGGCGGTATGACGGTGATGGAGTACGCCCACCGACACCCCGACCGGTTCGCCGCGCGTACCGCCGGGCTGGTCTTCGTCTCGACCACCGCCGAGGGGCACACGCACACCGTCTACGGCCTCTCCCCCCGCATCACCCGGCTGATCCGGCTCGCCGAGACCACCGGCGCCGGGGTGCTGGCCCGGTGCGGCGGCTGGCGGCCACCGCACGCGCTGCTGCGCGCGCTGCGCCCGAGCATCCGCTGGATGCTGTTCGGCGACCGCTGCGACCCGGCGGACATCCGGCTGGTCACCTCGGCGGTGGCCCGCGCCACGCTGCGCTCGATCGGCGGGTTCCGCGCCTCGATCGGGGCGCAGCACCGGCTGGAGACGCTCGCCGCGCTCGGCGGGCTGCCCGCCGCCGCGCTGGTCGGGGACCGGGACCGGCTCACCCCGCCGCCGTGCGCCGAGTCGATCGCGGCGGCGCTGCCCACCACGGAGCTGACCGTGTGCCCGGGCGCCGGCCACATGCTGATGATGGAGCGCCCGGACCAGGTGAACGACGCCGTGGCCGGGGTGCTGGACCGGGTGCTGACCGGCCGCCCGACGACCCGCCTCTGA
- a CDS encoding BON domain-containing protein has product MATDTITRTDRDIQSAVLDELTWEPRVGPDEIGVTVTEGVVTLTGRVDSYAKKWAAERAAHRAARVRAVANDLFVQIATAAGREDPEIAVAAVRALEWDAFVPVEALQVTVSDGWVTLHGDVEWEYQRRAAERSVARLTGVRGVSNGIAVRPAVRADGHDLAERIVDALARNAATEAETVDVRVHGDTVLLGGQVQSAGERADIERVVWNAPGIREVHNHLVVR; this is encoded by the coding sequence ATGGCCACCGACACGATCACGCGTACCGACCGGGACATCCAGTCCGCGGTGCTCGACGAACTGACCTGGGAACCCCGGGTCGGCCCCGACGAGATCGGGGTGACTGTCACCGAGGGCGTGGTGACGCTGACCGGCAGGGTGGACAGCTACGCCAAGAAGTGGGCCGCCGAGCGGGCCGCGCACCGGGCCGCCCGGGTCCGCGCGGTCGCCAACGACCTCTTCGTCCAGATCGCCACCGCCGCCGGGCGGGAGGACCCGGAGATCGCCGTAGCGGCCGTACGGGCGCTGGAGTGGGACGCCTTCGTGCCGGTCGAGGCGCTGCAGGTGACAGTCTCCGACGGCTGGGTCACGCTGCACGGCGACGTCGAGTGGGAGTACCAGCGGCGCGCCGCCGAACGGTCGGTCGCCCGGCTCACCGGCGTACGCGGGGTGAGCAACGGGATCGCCGTGCGCCCGGCGGTACGCGCCGACGGGCACGACCTGGCCGAGCGGATCGTGGACGCGCTCGCGCGCAACGCCGCCACCGAGGCCGAGACCGTCGACGTCCGGGTGCACGGCGACACGGTGCTGCTGGGCGGGCAGGTCCAGTCGGCCGGCGAACGCGCGGACATCGAGCGGGTGGTGTGGAACGCCCCCGGCATCCGGGAGGTGCACAACCACCTCGTCGTGCGCTGA
- a CDS encoding carbonic anhydrase, with protein sequence MPSAARSPRAALAELLAGNRRFVSGQPVHGHDVTAAAAVASGDQQPYAVVLGCIDSRVPLEAIFDQTFGSICVIRTGAHVLDRAVRGSIEYVVGQLGVRLVMVLGHERCGAVGSAVEALRTGRHPGGDLAYVVDRIAPAVTDVGVDEPDAHPLAIRRHVRRTVAALRCDDRLAGPVDAGELAVEGALYDLATGEVTLLPQEQTRNRPPG encoded by the coding sequence ATGCCGTCCGCCGCCCGCAGCCCGCGCGCCGCGCTGGCCGAGTTGCTCGCCGGCAACCGTCGCTTCGTCAGCGGCCAGCCGGTGCACGGGCACGACGTCACCGCTGCCGCCGCCGTGGCCTCCGGCGACCAGCAGCCGTACGCGGTGGTGCTGGGCTGTATCGACTCGCGCGTGCCGTTGGAGGCGATCTTCGACCAGACGTTCGGTTCGATCTGCGTGATCCGTACCGGGGCGCACGTGCTCGACCGGGCCGTACGCGGCTCGATCGAGTACGTGGTGGGGCAGCTCGGCGTACGCCTGGTGATGGTGCTGGGCCATGAGCGCTGCGGTGCGGTCGGCTCGGCGGTCGAGGCGCTGCGCACCGGGCGGCACCCCGGCGGCGACCTGGCGTACGTGGTCGACCGGATCGCCCCGGCGGTCACCGACGTCGGCGTGGACGAACCGGACGCGCATCCGCTGGCGATCCGCCGCCACGTCCGGCGCACCGTGGCAGCGCTGCGCTGCGACGACCGGCTGGCCGGGCCGGTGGACGCCGGTGAGCTGGCAGTGGAGGGCGCGCTCTACGACCTGGCCACGGGCGAGGTGACGCTGCTGCCGCAGGAGCAGACGCGAAACCGCCCGCCGGGGTGA
- a CDS encoding HelD family protein, whose translation MTDQTTLDREIASEQRHLDRVYARLAELRRSAADAEREGYQLARVGNFGALVERDAMVFHAAQRRHVLDAEHEGLVFGRLDLRTGQVLHVGRLGVRGVDAETLVVDWRAPAAAAFYQATPAEPRGVVRRRTIQSASEKVTRIEDDLLDPEAAPPEMAVVGDGALLATLSRATGRGMRDIVATIQREQDEAIRSPGNGVTIVSGGPGTGKTAVALHRAAYLLYSDRARYAGGGILVVGPSGVFVEYIASVLPSLGEETATLRSLGSLFPGLSASRTDPPDVAAVKGSLRMRRVLERAVRDAVPDSPAELRLLYRGELLRLERPALDAIRDRTLARGARRNEVRRAAFDAVLAALYAQARTLRVGRLPEQPAFEDEIIERPEFREFLKAWWPRLHPRHVLDWLARPDRLRRYAGGILSSAEIRLLGQAYRTLATDGLTVADIALLDELDALLGKPVQRARPKRDPYQLAGGVRELSTYADRQRAARAAARERPADYRDYAHVVVDEAQDVSPMQWRMVGRRGRLASWTVVGDPAQTAWTGDPQELDRARDQALGRRKRHRYELTTNYRNSAEIFAVAAAEIRRLYPDLPLPDAVRSTGVLPVERVVPAAELPAATVEAAEALLGQVEGTVGVITPVPRRDEVAGWLGARGAGRLQVVTSLQAKGMEYDGVVLVAPSEIRADPGSGVRTLYVALSRATQRLTTLDPVG comes from the coding sequence TTGACCGACCAGACCACGCTGGACCGGGAGATCGCCTCCGAGCAGCGCCACCTCGACCGGGTGTACGCCCGGCTGGCCGAACTGCGCCGGTCGGCGGCCGACGCCGAGCGGGAGGGCTACCAGCTGGCCCGGGTCGGCAACTTCGGCGCGCTGGTCGAGCGGGACGCGATGGTCTTCCACGCCGCTCAGCGCCGGCACGTGCTCGACGCCGAGCACGAGGGACTGGTGTTCGGGCGGCTGGACCTGCGTACCGGGCAGGTGCTGCACGTCGGGCGCCTGGGTGTGCGGGGGGTGGACGCGGAGACGCTGGTGGTGGACTGGCGGGCCCCGGCTGCCGCCGCGTTCTACCAGGCAACGCCCGCCGAGCCGCGCGGCGTGGTGCGCCGGCGCACGATCCAGTCGGCCTCGGAAAAGGTCACCCGGATCGAGGACGACCTGCTGGACCCGGAGGCCGCGCCGCCGGAGATGGCGGTGGTCGGCGACGGGGCGCTGCTGGCCACGCTGTCCCGGGCCACCGGCCGGGGCATGCGGGACATCGTCGCCACCATCCAGCGCGAGCAGGACGAGGCGATCCGCTCCCCCGGCAACGGCGTCACGATCGTCTCCGGCGGCCCGGGGACGGGCAAGACGGCGGTGGCGTTGCACCGGGCCGCGTACCTGCTCTATTCCGACCGGGCCCGGTACGCCGGCGGCGGCATCCTGGTGGTCGGCCCGTCCGGCGTGTTCGTCGAGTACATCGCCTCGGTGCTGCCCTCGCTGGGCGAGGAGACCGCCACGCTGCGCTCGCTCGGCTCGCTGTTCCCGGGCCTGTCGGCGTCCCGGACCGACCCGCCGGACGTGGCGGCGGTGAAGGGCTCGCTGCGGATGCGCCGGGTGCTGGAGCGCGCGGTACGCGACGCGGTGCCGGACTCCCCGGCCGAGCTGCGCCTGCTGTACCGGGGTGAGCTGCTGCGCCTGGAGCGTCCCGCGCTGGACGCGATCCGGGACCGGACGCTGGCCCGGGGCGCGCGCCGCAACGAGGTACGCCGGGCGGCGTTCGACGCGGTGCTCGCCGCGCTCTACGCGCAGGCCCGCACGCTGCGGGTGGGCCGGCTGCCGGAGCAGCCCGCGTTCGAGGACGAGATCATCGAGCGGCCGGAGTTCCGCGAGTTCCTCAAGGCGTGGTGGCCACGGCTGCACCCACGGCACGTGCTGGACTGGCTGGCCCGCCCGGACCGGCTGCGCCGCTACGCCGGGGGGATCCTCTCCTCGGCCGAGATCCGGCTGCTCGGGCAGGCGTACCGCACGCTCGCGACCGACGGGCTGACGGTGGCGGACATCGCGCTGCTGGACGAGCTGGACGCGCTGCTGGGCAAGCCGGTGCAGCGGGCCCGGCCCAAGCGCGACCCGTACCAGCTCGCCGGTGGCGTGCGCGAGCTGAGCACGTACGCCGATCGGCAGCGCGCCGCCCGGGCGGCGGCCCGGGAGCGGCCGGCCGACTACCGCGACTACGCCCACGTGGTGGTGGACGAGGCGCAGGACGTCTCGCCGATGCAGTGGCGGATGGTCGGCCGGCGCGGGCGACTGGCCTCCTGGACCGTGGTCGGCGACCCGGCGCAGACGGCCTGGACCGGCGACCCGCAGGAGCTGGACCGGGCCCGGGACCAGGCGCTGGGCCGGCGCAAGCGGCACCGCTACGAGCTGACCACCAACTACCGCAACTCGGCGGAGATCTTCGCGGTGGCGGCGGCGGAGATCCGCCGGCTCTACCCGGATCTGCCGCTGCCCGACGCGGTCCGGTCCACCGGCGTGCTGCCGGTCGAGCGCGTGGTGCCCGCCGCCGAGTTGCCGGCGGCCACCGTCGAGGCGGCCGAGGCGCTGCTCGGACAGGTGGAGGGCACGGTCGGCGTGATCACACCGGTGCCGCGCCGGGACGAGGTGGCCGGCTGGCTGGGCGCGCGCGGCGCGGGCCGGCTCCAGGTGGTGACCAGCCTCCAGGCCAAGGGCATGGAGTACGACGGCGTGGTGCTGGTGGCGCCGAGCGAGATCCGGGCCGATCCCGGGTCGGGCGTGCGCACGCTCTACGTGGCGCTGTCCCGGGCGACCCAGCGCCTCACCACGCTCGACCCGGTGGGGTGA
- a CDS encoding DsbA family protein → MTTPLQVTTARLRTSVTDSDHVRGPVDAPVTIVEYGDFQCRFCGAAYPNLTEVLRQRADVVRLAYRHFPIANIHPHAESAAETAEAAAARGRFWEMYDWLFQHQDQLDPVHLSLGVEQIGLSPDEIAAEVGRQEYADRVRRDFVDGIRSGVNGTPTLFVNGVRHDGGYDVAELLTVVDAAADV, encoded by the coding sequence ATGACCACGCCACTTCAGGTCACCACCGCGCGGCTGCGGACCTCGGTGACCGACAGCGACCACGTCCGCGGGCCGGTGGACGCGCCGGTCACGATCGTCGAGTACGGCGACTTCCAGTGCCGGTTCTGCGGCGCCGCGTACCCGAACCTCACCGAGGTGCTGCGCCAGCGGGCCGACGTGGTGCGCCTGGCGTACCGGCACTTTCCGATCGCCAACATCCACCCGCACGCGGAGAGCGCGGCGGAGACCGCCGAGGCGGCCGCCGCCCGGGGCCGGTTCTGGGAGATGTACGACTGGCTCTTCCAGCACCAGGACCAGCTCGACCCGGTGCACCTGTCGCTCGGCGTCGAGCAGATCGGACTGTCGCCGGACGAGATCGCCGCGGAGGTCGGCCGGCAGGAGTACGCCGACCGGGTCCGGCGGGACTTCGTCGACGGCATCCGCAGCGGCGTCAACGGCACCCCGACCCTGTTCGTCAACGGCGTCCGCCACGACGGCGGTTACGACGTTGCCGAACTGCTGACCGTGGTGGACGCCGCCGCCGACGTCTGA
- a CDS encoding redoxin domain-containing protein, translating into MSDPNGLITPGRAAPGFTLPAAPDGRQVGPGQFRGRPVVLAFYPADWSPVCGEQMALYQAALPELERYDAVLLGISVDSVDSHRAFAESQGIRFPLLADFEPKGEVSRRYGAYAPRGQSDRALVVVDPDGRVAWSHLSPPEVNPGVDGILDALERLNSDRRVNA; encoded by the coding sequence ATGAGTGATCCGAACGGGCTGATCACACCCGGGCGGGCCGCCCCCGGCTTCACGCTGCCGGCGGCGCCGGACGGGCGACAGGTGGGTCCCGGGCAGTTCCGGGGCCGTCCGGTGGTGCTGGCCTTCTATCCCGCCGACTGGTCACCGGTCTGCGGCGAGCAGATGGCCCTCTACCAGGCGGCCCTGCCCGAGCTGGAGCGGTACGACGCGGTGCTGCTGGGCATCTCGGTGGACAGCGTCGACTCGCACCGGGCGTTCGCCGAGAGCCAGGGCATCCGCTTCCCGTTGCTCGCCGACTTCGAGCCCAAGGGCGAGGTGTCGCGCCGATACGGCGCGTACGCGCCGCGTGGGCAGTCCGACCGGGCGCTCGTGGTCGTCGACCCGGACGGCCGGGTGGCCTGGAGCCACCTGTCCCCGCCCGAGGTGAACCCGGGCGTGGACGGCATCCTCGACGCCCTGGAGCGGCTCAACTCGGATCGGCGGGTGAACGCCTGA
- a CDS encoding DUF3145 domain-containing protein, whose protein sequence is MPTRGVVYVHSTPLAVCSHVEWAIARVLAAPVNLHWTAQPADPGARRAECGWTGSPGTGAELAAALRQWPMIRFEVTEEPSSGVDGERFMYVPGRGLFRAAVGAAGDIQLGEDRLRSLMAAARGPEALAHALDKALGTAWDAELEPYRYAGDGAPVTLLTRVG, encoded by the coding sequence GTGCCAACGCGTGGCGTCGTATACGTCCACTCGACCCCGCTCGCCGTGTGCTCGCACGTCGAGTGGGCGATCGCGCGCGTCCTCGCCGCGCCGGTCAACCTGCACTGGACGGCGCAGCCCGCCGATCCGGGCGCTCGTCGCGCCGAGTGCGGCTGGACCGGCAGCCCGGGGACCGGCGCGGAGCTGGCCGCTGCCCTCCGGCAGTGGCCCATGATCCGTTTCGAGGTCACCGAGGAACCCAGTTCCGGCGTCGACGGCGAGCGCTTCATGTACGTACCGGGCCGCGGCCTGTTCCGGGCCGCCGTCGGCGCGGCCGGCGACATCCAGCTCGGCGAGGACCGGCTGCGCAGCCTGATGGCCGCCGCGCGTGGCCCGGAGGCGCTGGCCCACGCGCTGGACAAGGCGCTCGGCACCGCCTGGGACGCCGAGCTGGAGCCCTACCGGTACGCCGGCGACGGCGCCCCGGTGACGCTGCTCACCCGGGTCGGGTGA
- a CDS encoding STAS domain-containing protein, giving the protein MSLSIVKSVRPGGVVQIAPRGEIDVDTAYEVREAIAEVLAKGRPARIELNMRLVTFIDSVGISAMVAGFQTCEVSGVKLVVTEPSRFVHRQLWVTGLLGLFGAPEPWFADDTPEVLPGA; this is encoded by the coding sequence GTGAGCCTGTCGATCGTGAAGTCGGTGCGGCCGGGTGGTGTCGTCCAGATCGCGCCCCGTGGGGAGATCGACGTCGACACCGCGTACGAGGTGCGGGAAGCGATCGCCGAGGTGCTCGCGAAGGGCCGTCCCGCACGCATCGAGCTGAACATGCGGCTCGTCACGTTCATCGACTCGGTCGGCATCAGCGCCATGGTCGCCGGCTTCCAGACCTGCGAGGTCAGCGGCGTCAAGCTGGTGGTCACCGAGCCGAGCCGGTTCGTGCACCGGCAGCTCTGGGTGACCGGCCTGCTCGGCCTCTTCGGCGCTCCCGAACCGTGGTTCGCCGACGACACCCCCGAGGTGCTGCCCGGCGCCTGA
- a CDS encoding cation diffusion facilitator family transporter, with product MGAGHDHSGAVANAAHRHRGRLWAAFALLAVLMVVEAVAAFTTGSLALLSDAGHMFTDVLGIGMALAAITATRRAGTDPQRTFGLYRLEVLAALANAVLLGAVAVYVLVEAVRRFGEPPEVLAGPMLVVAVLGLLANIVAFALLRAGSKESINLRGAYLEVLGDLLGSLGVIAAALVIAVTDWWWADPLVAVGIGLFILPRTWRLGRAAVRILVQAAPEHLQVTAVHDRLAAVPGVAEVHDLHVWTLTSGMEVASAHLTTDPGVDPGGVLAAARAALHEDFSIDHATLQVEPGASAGVCGKTEW from the coding sequence GTGGGCGCAGGTCATGACCACAGCGGCGCGGTGGCCAACGCGGCACACCGCCACCGCGGCCGCCTCTGGGCCGCGTTCGCGCTGCTCGCCGTCCTGATGGTGGTCGAGGCGGTGGCCGCCTTCACCACCGGCTCGCTCGCCCTGCTCTCCGATGCCGGGCACATGTTCACCGACGTGCTCGGCATCGGCATGGCCCTCGCGGCGATCACCGCCACCCGGCGCGCCGGCACCGACCCGCAGCGCACGTTCGGCCTCTACCGGCTGGAGGTGCTAGCCGCACTCGCCAACGCCGTGCTGCTCGGCGCCGTCGCGGTCTACGTCCTGGTCGAGGCGGTACGCCGCTTCGGCGAGCCGCCGGAGGTGCTCGCCGGCCCGATGCTCGTGGTGGCGGTGCTCGGCCTGCTCGCCAACATCGTCGCCTTCGCGCTGCTGCGGGCCGGGTCGAAGGAGAGCATCAACCTGCGCGGCGCGTACCTGGAGGTGCTCGGCGACCTGCTCGGCTCGCTCGGCGTGATCGCCGCGGCGCTGGTCATCGCGGTCACCGACTGGTGGTGGGCGGACCCCCTGGTCGCCGTCGGGATCGGCCTGTTCATCCTGCCGCGCACCTGGCGGCTCGGCCGGGCCGCGGTGCGCATCCTGGTGCAGGCAGCGCCGGAGCACCTGCAGGTGACCGCCGTGCACGACCGGCTGGCCGCGGTCCCCGGCGTGGCCGAGGTGCACGACCTGCACGTCTGGACGCTCACCTCCGGGATGGAGGTGGCCTCGGCGCACCTGACCACCGACCCGGGCGTCGACCCCGGCGGGGTCCTTGCCGCCGCGCGGGCCGCGCTGCACGAGGACTTCTCCATCGATCACGCCACGTTGCAGGTCGAACCCGGAGCGTCCGCGGGCGTGTGCGGAAAGACCGAGTGGTGA
- a CDS encoding glycoside hydrolase family 3 protein: MSISSRRSAVALAALTALLVSGCSDGPDRPRPTPSSPAPSSAAPAPSDPPAADPAARAAALVGTLSDEDLVGQVLMPYAYGSSATEVSAGSAAGNRALAGVDTPAEMVAKYRLGGVILVGFSADDPTSANQATTNVDNPKQVRALTDGLRAAAGKLPAGAAPFLIGTDQEYGVVTRITDGVTLLPSPLAAGAAGNPALTEAAWRAAGAELAAMGINLDFAPVADVLVTRSTVIGSRSFGADPATASPQVAGAVRGLQAEGVGAAVKHFPGHGLSAEDSHTELPVIKQSRADLDRLAFPPFRAGIGAGALAVMSAHLDVKAVDPGTPATFSRKLLTDVLRGQLGFQGVVITDGMNMAPAKKWSPGEAAVRALNAGNDLILMTPNVKQAYDGLRAALKDGSLPRARLVEAVTRVLTMKFRLAGRDTPALSTLDGAAHRKAADDLATAAVTVLRGKCGGAVTGPVSVTSSGGRERTRKLLTEALTAAGVKVVPSGGTVVHLVGYGDGAKDLRADAAVTVAMDTPYVLSGAKSPTLMATYSSTRASMTGLAAVLAGKAPPAGRSPVPVAGLPATTCRT, translated from the coding sequence GTGTCGATTTCCTCGCGGCGCTCCGCCGTCGCGCTCGCCGCACTGACCGCGCTGCTCGTCTCCGGGTGCTCGGACGGGCCGGACCGGCCCCGTCCCACCCCGTCGAGTCCGGCGCCGTCGTCGGCCGCGCCGGCGCCGAGCGACCCGCCGGCCGCTGACCCGGCCGCCCGCGCCGCCGCGCTGGTCGGCACGCTCTCCGACGAGGACCTGGTCGGGCAGGTGCTGATGCCGTACGCGTACGGCAGCTCGGCCACCGAGGTCTCGGCCGGCTCGGCGGCCGGCAACCGGGCGCTCGCCGGCGTCGACACCCCCGCCGAGATGGTGGCGAAGTACCGGCTCGGCGGCGTGATCCTGGTCGGCTTCAGCGCCGACGACCCGACCTCCGCCAACCAGGCCACCACGAACGTCGACAACCCGAAGCAGGTCCGGGCGCTCACCGACGGGCTGCGCGCCGCCGCCGGCAAGCTGCCCGCCGGCGCCGCGCCGTTCCTGATCGGCACCGACCAGGAGTACGGCGTGGTCACCCGGATCACCGACGGGGTGACCCTGCTGCCGAGCCCGCTCGCGGCCGGCGCCGCCGGGAACCCGGCGCTGACCGAGGCCGCGTGGCGGGCCGCCGGGGCCGAGCTGGCCGCGATGGGCATCAACCTCGACTTCGCCCCGGTCGCCGACGTGCTCGTCACCCGCAGCACGGTGATCGGCTCCCGGTCCTTCGGCGCCGACCCGGCGACCGCGTCCCCGCAGGTGGCCGGCGCGGTACGCGGCCTGCAGGCCGAGGGCGTCGGCGCGGCGGTCAAGCACTTCCCCGGGCACGGCCTGAGCGCCGAGGACTCGCACACCGAGCTGCCCGTGATCAAGCAGTCCCGCGCCGACCTGGACCGCCTCGCGTTCCCGCCGTTCCGGGCCGGGATCGGCGCCGGGGCCCTGGCGGTGATGTCGGCCCATCTGGACGTCAAGGCGGTCGACCCGGGCACCCCGGCGACGTTCTCCCGCAAGCTGCTCACCGACGTGCTCCGCGGCCAGCTCGGCTTCCAGGGCGTGGTGATCACCGACGGGATGAACATGGCCCCGGCGAAGAAGTGGTCGCCGGGCGAGGCCGCGGTGCGCGCGCTCAACGCCGGCAACGACCTCATCCTGATGACGCCGAACGTCAAGCAGGCGTACGACGGGCTGCGTGCCGCGCTCAAGGACGGCTCGTTGCCCCGCGCCCGCCTTGTCGAGGCGGTCACCCGGGTGCTGACCATGAAGTTCCGGCTGGCCGGGCGGGACACGCCCGCGCTGTCCACGCTCGACGGCGCCGCACACCGCAAGGCCGCCGACGACCTCGCCACCGCCGCGGTGACGGTGCTGCGTGGCAAGTGCGGCGGCGCGGTGACCGGGCCGGTCAGCGTGACCTCATCCGGCGGCCGAGAACGCACCCGCAAGCTGCTCACCGAGGCGCTCACTGCGGCCGGCGTCAAGGTGGTGCCCTCCGGCGGCACAGTGGTGCACCTGGTCGGGTACGGCGACGGGGCGAAGGACCTGCGTGCCGACGCCGCCGTGACGGTGGCGATGGACACGCCGTACGTGCTGTCCGGGGCGAAGTCCCCGACGCTGATGGCTACCTACTCGTCCACCCGGGCCTCGATGACCGGGCTGGCAGCCGTGCTCGCCGGCAAGGCCCCCCCGGCCGGCCGCTCCCCGGTGCCGGTCGCCGGCCTGCCGGCCACCACCTGCCGCACCTGA
- a CDS encoding SRPBCC family protein, which yields MPVRRPYGTIVATYDGEGARLQSSDSFSYTVQARCGRADAVALLGDLSRQGELHPLIVRVRQLPARPGALASYAITDRLQLGPLHFPVTYQADVLVASEDEVVTVARQQPATTVRNHTRLRDEPDGTVRIDVEITLTAPAPLFGYAFRQARAAHLSLAARLGATLEGRPDPAGPPGAR from the coding sequence TTGCCAGTCCGGCGTCCGTACGGGACGATCGTCGCGACGTACGACGGCGAGGGGGCCCGCTTGCAGAGCAGCGACAGCTTCAGCTACACCGTGCAGGCCCGGTGCGGCCGGGCCGACGCGGTGGCCCTGCTGGGTGACCTCAGTCGCCAGGGCGAGCTGCATCCGCTGATCGTCCGGGTCCGGCAACTGCCGGCCCGGCCGGGCGCGCTGGCCAGCTACGCGATCACCGACCGGCTGCAACTGGGCCCGCTGCACTTCCCGGTCACGTACCAGGCGGACGTGCTGGTCGCGAGCGAGGACGAGGTGGTCACGGTGGCCCGGCAGCAGCCGGCGACGACGGTGCGCAACCACACCCGGCTGCGCGACGAGCCCGACGGCACCGTGCGCATCGACGTGGAGATCACGCTGACCGCGCCGGCGCCGCTGTTCGGGTACGCGTTCCGTCAGGCCCGGGCGGCTCACCTGAGCCTGGCGGCCCGTCTCGGCGCGACGCTGGAGGGCCGGCCCGATCCGGCCGGCCCCCCGGGAGCGCGCTAG